Proteins encoded in a region of the Nocardia asteroides genome:
- a CDS encoding helix-turn-helix transcriptional regulator: MATMTAAQRRDMAKQRYDAYIAECPTRQLLDRISDKWVSLVLAALADGPLRYAELNRTIAGVSPKMLTQTLRVLERDGLVERRITAEVPVRVEYELTALGHSLQPVMSAVKAWAEARMDEVIAARARYDRSGQ, translated from the coding sequence ATGGCGACGATGACTGCGGCGCAGCGCCGTGACATGGCCAAACAGCGATACGACGCGTACATCGCCGAGTGCCCCACCCGGCAGTTGCTGGACCGCATCAGTGACAAATGGGTGAGCCTGGTGCTCGCCGCGCTCGCCGACGGCCCGCTGCGCTACGCGGAGCTGAACCGGACCATCGCGGGCGTGAGCCCGAAGATGCTCACTCAGACGCTGCGCGTATTGGAGCGCGACGGCTTGGTGGAGCGGCGGATCACCGCGGAAGTCCCGGTTCGCGTCGAATACGAACTCACTGCGCTGGGCCACAGCCTCCAGCCCGTCATGAGCGCGGTGAAAGCGTGGGCGGAGGCGCGCATGGACGAGGTGATCGCCGCGCGGGCGCGTTACGACCGTTCCGGGCAGTAA
- a CDS encoding NADP-dependent oxidoreductase, with protein sequence MRAVVVRRTDVVEIVEVPTPQPGPGTIRIAVAAATVNPVDLMVRAGVGGTPFAAPREQWGIGWDVAGTVDAIGAGVTEFTVGQSVIGISDRLDVSLGAQADYVVLEAGNVAPAPLSVSAVQAATIPLNGLTAIQAVRALDPASTHTLLVTGAAGGVGGFAVELAAARGVRVVASASPADEDTVRALGATDFVPREASLPDAVRTLIPGGVDAALDTAALGPQTLAAVRGGGRFVSISVPNTPIPLRGIDVRTVLVRADRAQLDDLVARVDAGELTLRVAETLPLTSVADAHRRLAAGGLRGRLVLVP encoded by the coding sequence ATGCGTGCAGTAGTAGTCCGCCGGACGGACGTGGTGGAGATCGTGGAAGTGCCTACGCCGCAGCCGGGTCCGGGCACGATCCGCATCGCGGTCGCGGCGGCGACGGTGAATCCCGTGGATTTGATGGTGCGTGCGGGTGTGGGCGGCACGCCGTTCGCCGCGCCGCGCGAGCAGTGGGGGATCGGCTGGGATGTCGCGGGCACGGTGGACGCGATCGGAGCGGGTGTCACGGAGTTCACCGTGGGTCAGTCAGTGATCGGCATCAGCGACCGGCTCGACGTCTCTCTCGGCGCGCAGGCCGACTACGTGGTGCTGGAGGCCGGGAACGTCGCGCCCGCTCCGCTTTCGGTGTCCGCGGTGCAGGCGGCCACGATTCCACTCAACGGTCTCACCGCGATCCAGGCGGTGCGCGCGCTGGATCCGGCGTCCACCCACACGCTGCTGGTCACCGGAGCGGCCGGAGGGGTAGGCGGTTTCGCCGTCGAACTGGCGGCGGCACGCGGAGTCCGGGTGGTCGCCTCGGCCTCGCCCGCCGACGAGGACACCGTCCGTGCGCTGGGCGCCACCGATTTCGTTCCTCGCGAGGCGTCCCTCCCCGATGCCGTACGCACGCTGATCCCCGGCGGCGTCGATGCCGCCCTGGACACCGCCGCACTCGGCCCGCAGACCCTCGCGGCAGTGCGCGGCGGCGGGCGGTTCGTGTCGATCAGCGTTCCCAACACCCCGATCCCGTTGCGTGGCATCGATGTGCGCACGGTCCTGGTCCGGGCGGACCGTGCCCAACTCGACGACTTGGTCGCGCGAGTGGATGCGGGCGAACTCACCCTCCGCGTAGCCGAGACCCTTCCCCTCACCTCCGTCGCCGACGCCCACCGACGCCTGGCCGCCGGAGGCCTCCGCGGCCGCCTGGTTCTAGTGCCCTGA